From the Candidatus Edwardsbacteria bacterium RifOxyA12_full_54_48 genome, the window AAAACGTAAAATATACGGTCATTGTTAAGGAGAATATCCATGGTCAAGAAAAAGCCGGGCAAAAAGAAGGCTGTCAAAAAGACCATAGCCAAAAAGAAAAAAGTTCAGGTCAAAGCGGTAAAAAAATCCCCTCCCAAAAGGAAGGCCGTCAGAAAACCGCTTAAGGCCCAGGCGGCTCCGCGGAAAAAAACAAAAAAGAAGGCAACCGTCGCCAGTAAGGCAATAAAAAAATCACCGTCGGTAAAAAAGGTCCCTAAGTCAGATAGGGCCGCAAAAGATTTTTTGATACTGGTGCTCAACCCGGGCTCCACCTCCACCAAGGTGGCGGTCTACCGGGGCTCAAAACAGCTGGTGGCCGAATCCATCGGGCACGATAAATCCGAGATAGAGAAATTTCCCCGGATAGTGGACCAGTACCCCATGCGCAAGGCGGTGGTGCTGGATTTTCTGTCGCGCAATAAGATCGGCGTCAGAGAACTTTCCGCGGTGGTGGACCGGGGCGGGCTGTTAAAGCCCATCTCCTCGGGCACCTATCACATAAACCAGTCCATGCTGGACGACCTCAAGGAGGCCAGGCGGGGCGAACACATCTCCAACGTGGGGGCCTTCATAGCCAAGGAGATCGCCGAGCAGGCCGGCTGCCGGGCCTTTATAGTGGACGCCGTCTCGGTGGACGAGTTCGATCCGCTGGCCCGGATCTCCGGCCTGGCCGAGATCGAGCGCAAGTCATTGTTGCACGCCCTGAACATGCGGATGGCGGCCCTGCAGGCCTGCCAGGAACTGAAGAAGAAACTGGCCGAGGTCAACCTGATCGTGGCCCATCTGGGGGGAGGGATCTCCATCTCCCC encodes:
- a CDS encoding butyrate kinase, yielding MKKSPSVKKVPKSDRAAKDFLILVLNPGSTSTKVAVYRGSKQLVAESIGHDKSEIEKFPRIVDQYPMRKAVVLDFLSRNKIGVRELSAVVDRGGLLKPISSGTYHINQSMLDDLKEARRGEHISNVGAFIAKEIAEQAGCRAFIVDAVSVDEFDPLARISGLAEIERKSLLHALNMRMAALQACQELKKKLAEVNLIVAHLGGGISISPLDHGKFIDVNNANEGGPFSPERAGGVPTGALVKMCFSGKYTVDEIKKKLTRSGGLSAYLGTNMANQVKDRVLAGDQQAEEVFRAMAYQIAKEIGACATALKGRVDAIVVTGGVAFNEIFTDWIKERVLFISPRFLVYPGEDEMPALAAGALRVLRGDEKAREY